The following nucleotide sequence is from Vibrio fluvialis.
ATTACTTGATCGTCAGTTTCTTTATATCGCCATCACGGCTGATAACCAGGTAACCATTGTCCAGCACGAGTGGGCTTACCGCGAAACCGCTATCGTTCACCATTTGCTGCGCAACGAATTCGCCTGTACTACGGTCAATCCAGTGCAGGTAACCTTCGCTGTCACCCACGACAACAAAACCATTGATCAATACCGGAGCCGTAAGCAGACGGTGTTGCAGCTGATCATTGCTCCACAGTTCAGTACCACTGCGCGCATCCACCGCAACAACGTGATCTTTATCGGTCACGACGAACAGTCGGCCGCCATCGCTGGCCAGATCCGTTGATGATGAATAGTTACGTTTCCACATCGGGTTCCCGGAACGCAGGTCAATCGCAATCAGCTGACCATTAAAGCCCACGGTGTACAGCGTAGAACCGATGATCAATGGAGAGGAATCCACATCCACCAGACGATCAATCTCTGTCGCGCCTTTTGGCTGACCAACAGGTTGTTGCCAGATTAGCTGACCACGTTCAGAAATGGCGGCCGCTAAGCGCCCGGCTGACGTACCCCAGAAAACACCACCCGATGTTGCAACAGGGCGGCTGTCGCCACGCAACGTCAGATTCGGTACTTCAGTACTGATAGTCCATTTCTGCTCACCCGTTTGCTCATCGAGCGCCACCAGCGCACCGCGACTGGTGTTCACGATAATCTGGTTTTGATCCGCGGTCGGCGCAGCCAAGACTTCACCGTCAACGTTAACACGCCAAGTTTCTTCACCAGTTTCG
It contains:
- the bamB gene encoding outer membrane protein assembly factor BamB, which codes for MKKMFNKVLLSAAVLGLLAGCAGEEENVIMAPVPVVKSEFTPSSEWSASVGDGVGHYFSKLSPEYAYDKIFVASRDGEVKALDPANGKVIWKTNLEKDTPARLSGGIASAYGQIYIGSENGEVIALNAETGEETWRVNVDGEVLAAPTADQNQIIVNTSRGALVALDEQTGEQKWTISTEVPNLTLRGDSRPVATSGGVFWGTSAGRLAAAISERGQLIWQQPVGQPKGATEIDRLVDVDSSPLIIGSTLYTVGFNGQLIAIDLRSGNPMWKRNYSSSTDLASDGGRLFVVTDKDHVVAVDARSGTELWSNDQLQHRLLTAPVLINGFVVVGDSEGYLHWIDRSTGEFVAQQMVNDSGFAVSPLVLDNGYLVISRDGDIKKLTIK